From the Corynebacterium zhongnanshanii genome, the window GGAAGAATTGCTGACTCACCTCAATGAACAGTTTGAGCGTTGATCTTCTAAGGTTCAAAGTTTTCAATCCTAGGATGGATATGATCTAGTTTGATGATTTGAAGGTTGCGGCACGTATACGTTCTAGTTTTTGCATATTTTCTTTATCGAGGGAAGAGCTACGTGTTGAGTCGAAAAGTGACCGTTCAGAATTGAGGATGTCGGAATGGTTTAGGTCATTAATGGTGTGCTGGTGAAGGTGTATCTTGGATTCGTAAGTAAATAATCCTCGAGCTGATTTCAGCTGTTGTGCCTCGGGAACCCAGTGGTATCGGGAGTCTTCTACGAGTTGGTAGTCAATAGCTCGCTTGACGAGTGCGCAGATCCAGTCCGCAAATTGAATGTTCGTTGAAAGCTCGCTATCAATATGCATGGGCGGTTCGATGAGGCGTCGCATTTCAGGGTGCTCTGACGAGCGGCCAAGAATATGTGCGTACATTGCGGGCAGCCGTTGAATTCGAGATTTTTCATTAACTTGGTCGATCATGACAAGAACGTTTGATTTCTTCGTGTCAGCGTAACGCGCAATGCGATTGAGAGCTTCGCGCATCGCTGTCTCTTCGCGTTCTTTGAACTCGAGTTGTCCGCAATTGGTTTCTTTGGGGGGTTCCAACGGGTTTCTCTCCTGCATAGTAGAAAAGGCGCCCCTTGAGCTGCCGTAGCTCTCCTATGAGCGACCCTAAGATTCGTAGATTTTGTGGTCGCTCCTCGGCTACTTTTGCGAAGAGGAGGTCTGCTCCCTTTTTCTCCCAGCGTCCAGGATCGATATCTACTGGTATTTCCTTTCGAAAGAATACTTTTTTATGATGGGAAAAGTATGCTCCAAAGTCTCGGACTTTTTGTTCGGGAATTATGAATCCGCCGTATCCAAACGCTGGACTGTCGCTAAAACGAGAATGCCTAGGATGGACAAAGGCGCCAGGGCTTCCGATTTCATCGAGATAGGCGAAGAGCATGGATGATCTACTTTCGTCTAAAAGCACAGGGACTCAACCGCTTCTGCAGTGAGTCCCTGGAGTTGCTGCCCTGGGTATTCTTGCATATGCTCAACCCTGGCTTACGCACATCACGTTACAGGAAGCTGTGGATGTGTACAATGCTGGGGGCAACTAGGGGGTAAGTTCGTTTGTTGTCCAAAGTGTACACCATAGCTAAAAACAAATACCGCCCCAGGTAAAGAACAACGTCCCAACCCTAGAGCGGTATCTGTCAACCATGTCGCGACTGACAGTGTCAACTATGTCCCGACTGATCACAATGCGCCCCAGAGAGTGTTGTCCGTCAGGACATAGTTGACACATTCTTCCTGCGGTTTTCTCAGTGATAGTTGACAGATCAGTCAGGACATACTTGACACCCTGGCCCCCTGACCCGGCGGGCATGATAGTTGACAGCTCAGTCGAGACATCGTTGACACAACTCACCGATAATGAGCCATGAGCTACAACAACCCCAACCTGGCAATCGTCACAGCAATCCGCAAACAACACATGACAGTCAGCCAAGCCGCCAAAAAATTCAAACGCTCACGCCAATGGATCTACACACTGCTCGACCGCTACGACCACGGCGGCCCGGACGCAGTCCAACCCCGATCAAAAGCACCCAAAACATCCCCCACCAAAATCCCAGACACCCTCGCTGATGAGATCGTCGCCATCCGCAAAGAACTCACCAGTAAAGGCGCCGACAACGGACCCGAATCCATAGCCTGGGTACTCCAACAACGCGGACTCCGCAGCCCCGCAGAATCAACCATCAGACGAATCCTCACCACCCGAAACCTCATCACACCCCAACCCCATAAACGCCCCAAAGCCTCACTACGCCGATTCGCAGCCACACTGCCCAACGAATGCTGGCAAGCCGACGTCACCTACGTCAGGCTACGCGACGGACGCACCATCGAAGTCCTCGACTTCCTCGACGACCACTCCCGCTACCTGCTCTACCTCACCGCCTTCTACCGCGTCCACGGCCCCACCGTCGTCACAGCCATCGAAGAAGTCACAGCCACCTACGGACTTCCCCAATCCACCCTCACCGACAACGGACTTATCTTCACCGCACGCCTAGCAGGCGCCAGAGGCGGGAAAACAGGCTTCGAAAAATTCCTCGAAACCCACTCCATCAAACAGAAAAATGGTCGACCAGCTCACCCACAAACCCAAGGAAAAATTGAACGCTTCCACCAAACACTCAAAAAATGGCTCAAAGCCCGACCGCCTGCAGAAACACTCCCGCAACTGCAAGCACTCCTCGACGAATTCCGCACCTGGTACAACAACGACCGCCCTCACCGCGCCCTAGGACGAAACACCCCACACCAGGCATACAACGCCCTGCCCAAAGCCAGCCCACAACCACTAGTAACCGAAGACAACCGAGTTCGACACGACAAAGTCGACACATCAGGCCGCATCACCCTACGCTTCGCCGGAAAACTACGCTACCTAGGAATCGGCCGATCCTACGCAGGAACCCCAACACTAACCGTCATCACCGGCAACACAGCCACCACAACCAACGCCACCACAGGAGAACTCATCGCCGAACACATCATAGACACCCAGCGCCAATACCAACCCAAACTCCCCAAGAACACCCAGCACTAAAAACAAATACCGCCCCAGGGAAAGAACAACGTCCCAACCCTAGAGCGGTATCTGTCAACCATGTCGCGACTGACAGTGTCAACTATGTCCCGACTGATCACAATGCGCCCCAGAGAGGAATCGAACCTCCGACACCGGCTTTAGGAGAGCCGTGCTCTATCCACTGAGCTACTAGGGCATAGCACCACAGACTTTACCGTGTTGCTGCGCTGAGAAAAAACTACAGCAAAGCCCCGGCCAGAAAGCCTGAGGCCTTCCGCCGGGGCACACGTGGACTTAGTGATCCACTGGCTTTTCCACCCCCACGCCGGTGAGGGAGCGAACCTCCATCTCCGACTGGAGCTCGTCGAAGTTGTCTGGCTTGCCCAGGAAGGTTCCGATGATACCGGCCAAGAAGCCAGCTGGGATGGATACCAAGCCTGGGTTGGTCAGTGGGAACCATGCGAAGTCAGCGTTCGGCAGCACAGAGGTTTCACTGCCGGAGACCGCAGGGGAGAAGATGATCAGCACAATTGCGGTGAGCAGTCCCGTCCACAAGGAGGCCACGGCACCCGTGGTGTTGAAGCGCTTCCAGTACAGGGAGTACAGGATCGTCGGCACGTTTGCGGACGCCGCCACACAGAATGCCAGGGAGACCAGGAAGGCTACGTTCTGGCTCATGGCGCCAATGCCCAGCAGGATAGCGGCGATACCGATGATCACCACGGTAATGCGGGACACGCGGACCTGCTCCTCTTCCGTGGCCTGGCCGTTGCGCAGCACGGAGTTGTAGAAGTCGTGAGCCACAGAGGCGGAAGCGGTGATGGCCAGACCTGCCACCACAGCCAGCACGGTGGCGAACGCCACGGCGGAGATCACGGCCATGAAGATTGGCCCGGCAAGCTCCAGGGCCAGCAGCGGTGCAGCGGCGTTCGCGCCACCTGGGGCGCCCTTGATGCGCTCAGGGCCCACGAACGCTGCAGCGGCGTAGCCCAGAACCAGGGTCAGCAGGTAGAAGCTACCGATCAGGATGATGGCCCAGGTCACGGACCGGCGTGCTTCCTTCGCGGTTGGAACCGTGTAGAAGCGCATCAGCACGTGAGGCAGTCCAGCCACACCCAGGGCCAGGGACAGCCCCAGAGCAATGAAGTCCAGCTTGGTCACATCGGACTTTCCGTACTTCAGGCCCGGCTCCAGGATGGCGGCGTTGCCACCATGGGACTCCACGGCGCGCGCCAACAGCTCAGAGAAGTTTCCCTTCACCAGCACGAAGATGATGATGACCATGATGACCACGCAGGAGCACAGCAGCACAGCCTTAATCATCTGCACGATGGTGGTGCCCTTCATGCCGCCGATCAACACGTAGGCGATCATCACCACACCCACAACGGCCACAATGCCGGCCTGTGCGGTCTTGTCGTGAATATCCATCAGCACGGATACCAGCGCACCTGCACCGGCCATCTGTGCGACCAGGTAGAACAGGGACACGCCCAGGGTGGCGAAGGCAGCGGCCACGCGCACGGGGCGCTGCTTCAGACGGAAGGACAGCACGTCAGCCATGGTGAACTTACCGGTGTTACGCAGCGGCTCAGCGACCAGCAACAGTGCGATCAGCCAGGCTACGAAGAATCCGATGGAGTACAGGAATCCGTCGTATCCGGTCAGCGCGATGGCGCCGACGATTCCCAGGAAGGAAGCGGCAGAAAGGTAGTCACCGGCGATGGCCAGACCATTTTGCGTTCCAGAGAAGGACGCTCCACCGGTGTAGAAGTCGGACGCGGACTTCTGGGGCTTCTTCGAGGCGTACGCCACGATGCCCAGGGTGATGACGATGAAGGCAACGAACACCGTCATATTCAGGATGGGGTTACCAGCACTTGCGCCGGCGTCGGCGGCAGTAAAGAAAGTCATGGTGTGTGCTCCTTATGCCACCGTGGTGGATGGTGGGGTGGCGGATGGGTGCTCGAGGGACTCACGGATCGCTTGGGATCGTGGCTCGAGGTTCTTGTTGGCGTAGGACACGTACATCCAGGTAATGCCGAAGGTGGTTACGAACTGGGAGACTCCCATGAGGATTCCCACGTTAATGTTGCCGAAAACCGGCTTGTTTAATACGCCTGGTGCGTACATGGCAATAACCACGTACAGCATGAACCACACCAATCCGGCGATGGTTAGCGGAAAGGTAAAACCGCGCTGCTTTGAGCGGAGCTCCTGGAACTCAGGGCTCTGTTGGCAGGCCTTGAACTCTGCAGCGGATGGGGTATGCCGCTCAGTCGAGGGTGCTGGCTGATTCAACAGTCTTCTCCGAAATCGTCATTGTAGTGAAACGCATCACAAAGGATTTGTGATTGCGATTCAAGCTACAGAACACGTTCTCTATTGCAAAAGTAAATGGCAGAGATAAGTACTTGCTCTTACCCCCTTGGGAGGGGAGGCATAGAAAAAGACCATCTGACATGCAGATGGTCTGAAGCCGTATCGCGCGGCGGGGGAGGGGAAGGGGGTGGGGGAAACTAAAGAGTCACGCCGCGATGTATCTATCTACATATGTGCATATAGTTACTCGCGCGGGCGCCGCTGCTGCCCACGTGTTGCCTGCCGCCGCACGTACTCACAAATCCGGTAATCCACGGTCGCGTCGCTGTCCACGGGGTGCCCCGTGGCGGAGGTCTCCCACGGTCCCGCGTTCTCCTCGAACTCGGTCGCGGGAATCTCCGGCGCATGCACGCTAAACCGCTCGGGCGCCACCATGTCGATCTCCGTAATCACCACGCGGTCGGAAATCGGCATGCACTGCGCGTACACCTGCCCGCCGCCCAGAATCCATACCGTGGGCGTGAGCTCCGTCTCTGGCTCCTCTGCCCGCCGCTTACTGATCCACACCGCGGCCTGGGCAATCGCCTCGCTCAGCGAACTCACCCGATGCCCGCCCGGCGACGAGTACGCCTCGTTGCGCGTCACCACCCAATTCTCGCGCCCCGGCAGCGGCCGGTAGGGGGCCTCCAGCGCCTCCCAGCTGGTCCGGCCCATCACCACGGGATATCCCATCGTGGAGAGTTGAAAATGCTTCAAATCCTCGGGCAAATACCAGGGCATGTCCTTACCGTCGCCGATAATGCCCGCCGTGGTTTGCGCCCAAATCTGTGCGATTTCAATATCCGACGCCGACACGCCAGAAATCCCCGCCTCAGCGAACGCTCGCTCAATGGCCTCATTGACCTTGTCCCGAGTGATCTCGGGGTAGTCACCAGGCTCAAAACCTGTGGGACGCGACGTAGTTTCCGCCATTACACAGCCACCTTTCCCTTAATCGTGGGGTGAGGATCGTAACCGTCGAAGGATATGTCCTCGAATGAATAGCTAAACATGTCCGCCGCCTTATTCAGCACTAACTGGGGATACGGCCTGGCCTCGCGGGACAGCTGCAGTTCCACCTGTTCGCGGTGGTTGTCGTAGATGTGGCAATCGCCGCCGGTCCAGATGAACTCGCCGACCTCCAGGCCCGCCTGCTGCGCAAACATGTGAGTCAGCAGGGAATAGGAGGCGATATTAAACGGCACGCCCAAAAACATATCCGCGCTGCGCTGGTACAGCTGGCAGCTCAGTTTGCCGTCGGCTACGTATAGCTGGAAGAGCAAGTGGCACGGAGGTAATGCCATATTGTCCAACTCGGAGACATTCCACGCGCTGACAATATTGCGCCGGGAATCGGGGTTATTCTTCAGCATTTCCAACGCCCCGGAAATCTGGTCAATGTGCTGACCGTTGGGAGTGGGCCAACTGCGCCACTGCACCCCGTAGACCGGGCCCAGGTCCCCATTCTCATCGGCCCATTCGTTCCAAATGCGAATGCCATTGTCCTGTAGCCACGTCACATTGGAGTCACCCCGCAAAAACCACAGCAGTTCGCCCACCACGGACTTAATGTGCACATTCTTGGTGGTAATGAGGGGGAAGGACTCGCTCAAATCGAAGCGAATCTGCTTGGCGAAAAGGCTGGTGGTTCCGGTTCCTGTCCGGTCTGGCTTGCGTGTGCCAGAATCCAGAATCTCCCGGAGAAGATCCTCGTACGGAGTGGGGATAGCGCCAGAGGCCACGGTGGACAACCTTTCCATCAACACAAACCTAACGCCGCTTAGTCTACCCGCGATTTAGCCGCGCTGAAGATACTTGTCGGCGGCGCTCAAGAGCTTATCGGCAATGTCCGGCCGGCAGATCAGCAGATCGGGAAGATAGGTATCCTCCGCGCCGTAATCCACAGGGGATCCATCCAGCCGTGAGGTATGCAAACCCGCAGCTTGGGCCAGGCCCACGGGGGCTGCGTTATCCCATACGTATTGTCCTCCGGCGTGAATGTAGGCGTCGTTATCCCCCAAGATGACGGAGACGGTTTTCGCCCCGCACGAGCCCATGTGCACCAACTCCATGCCCGTTTCTTCCGCAATAAACGTTCCGATCTCCGGGGAGGAGTTTTGGCTGATGACCAGGCGGTTCGTGGGTTTGCCACCCACGGCGCGGATGTCGTTGCTGTGGAACACGCGGCCCAGGTCCGGCATGCCTACGGCAGCCTGCGTGATCACGCCCTTTTCTGCCAATGCGATATGTACCGCCCAGTCCTGGCGGCCACTGCCGTACTCGCGGGTGCCATCCAGCGGGTCGATGATCCACACGCGGTCCTTCACCAGGCGGGAGCCATCGTCGGGGGCCTCTTCGGATAAGACGGCATCGTCGGGACGGTGCTGCTCGAGGCAGCGGGCGATCCATCCTTGAGCGGTGGCGTCGCCGGCTTTGCCCAATACGTCGTCGCGCAACAGGCCTACGTTACGTACGCCTTTGAGGATCTCTCCCGTGCCTAACGCCAGGCGCAGTGCCAACGTTGCATCGTCTACTTCGGCAGTCATGGCACTAAGTCTAGCCGTCTGTTTAACTGGTGACATGCCCGCCGACGTTCTTGATCGCTTTCATGCCCCCGTTGCTGCATGGTTCAGGGACGTCTTCGCGGAACCAACGCTGGTGCAAACCCAGGCATGGGAGGCCATTTCCGCAGGTGATAATGCGCTTGTGGTGGCGCCGACGGGATCGGGAAAAACGCTGGCGGCGTTTCTGTGGTCCCTGTCCACGCTCACGTCCAGTCCCTTGCTGATCCCGTCTGACCTCCCCCAGCGTGAGGGATCAGATGCTGCAGTCCCTTCAGACTCCACACACACCGCCACCCACCGGGGAACCGGCACCACCAAAGTGCTGTACGTCTCCCCGCTGAAGGCCCTGGGCGTGGACGTGGACCGCAACCTGGCCGTGCCGCTGGCAGGCATCGCCCGCACCGCCGACGCCCTCGGCCACAGCATCGCACCTGTCCGCGTGGGCGTGCGCAGCGGCGATACCCCGCAGACTGAACGCGCGAAGCTGCTGCGTAACCCGCCGGATATCCTCATCACCACGCCTGAATCCCTGTACTTGATGCTGACCTCGAAAGCCGCCGGGACTTTGGCCGGCGTGGAGACGGTCATCGTGGACGAGGTCCATGCGGTTGCCGGCACGAAACGCGGCGCGCATCTGGCGCTGAGCCTCGAGCGCCTGGAGATGGTCACCGGCGCCCCCGTGCAGCGCATCGGCCTGTCCGCCACGGTGAACCCCATCGATACCGTCGCCAGTTTCCTGGTCGGCGATCGCCCCGTGACCGTAGTGAATCCGCCGATCATGAAGCGATGGGATGTGCGCGTGCGCTCCGTGGTGGAGGATTTTCAGGATCCGCCGCCGGCGGAGGACCGCACCGATACTGAATCCGATCCTGCCGCCGATCCTGAGACCGACGCCGAAGCCCCCATCGACGAGGCCCTCGTCGGACCCAGCCTCATGGGGGAAGGATTGGGAGGGGCGAGTTCGGCGGGGTCGGGGGCGCGTGTGGCCAGCGGCGTCGATAAAGAATCGGCGCTACCGCAGCAACGGTCCGTGTGGCCCCACGTCCAACGGGCGATCTATCAGCAGGTGATGGACAACCAATCCACGCTGGTGTTCGTGAATTCCCGCCGCGCGGCGGAGCGGCTCACAGGCGCGTTGAACGAGCTATGGGCCGCCGAGCACGACCCGGAATCCCTCGCCGCGCCCACCCGCAGGGACCCGGCTCAGCTGATGGCGCAATCGGCGCAGGTCACGGGCGCACCGGCGGTCATCGCTCGAGCCCACCACGGGTCCGTGTCCAAGGAGGAACGGGCGGATATTGAGCAGGCGTTGAAATCGGGGCGTCTGAAGTGCGTGGTCGCCACCAGCTCCCTGGAGTTAGGCATCGACATGGGCCTGGTGGATCACGTGGTGCAGGTCGGCGCGCCACCCAGCGTGGCCAGCGCGGTGCAGCGGTGCGGTCGCGCAGGCCACACGGTGGGGGCGACCAGTTCCGCGACGATCTATCCTCTGCACAAGCAGGACGCCGAAGCGGCCGTGGTGGTGGTCGACCGTATGCTCAAAGGTCAGCTGGAGCCGCTGCATGTGGTCACCAATGCGCTGGATGTGCTGGCGCAGCAGACGGTCGCGGCGGCAGTCCAGGCGCCGGGTGGGCGCTTGGACGTGGAGCAGTGGTGGACCGCCGTGCGCCGCGCCCTGTGCTATTCCGCCCTGCCCCGCGAGGCCTTCGACGGGGTGATCGAGCTGATCAGCGGCCATTACCCCTCCACTGATTTCGCGGACCTGAAGCCGCGTGTGACCTACGACGCCACGGCGGGCGTCCTGGAGGCGCGCCCCGGAACGCAACGCATCGCGGTGACGACGGGAGGAACCATCCCGGACCGTGGGATGTTCGGCGTGTTCCTGGCCGCCGGCAGCGAGACCGGAGCCCGCAGAGTGGGGGAGCTGGATGAGGAGATGGTCTACGAGTCCCGCGTGGGCGACGTGTTCACGCTGGGAGCGTCCAGCTGGAAGATCCTGGAGATCACACGCGACCAGGTGATCGTGACCCCCGCGGCCGGGCACACCGGCCGCCTGCCGTTCTGGACCGGGGACGCCGAGGGCCGCCCGGTGGAGCTGGGACAGGCGATCGGGGAACACCGCCGCCAGTGGGGAACCGGACAGCTGGGCGACATCAAGGGCCAGGACTTCCTGGATGAGTACACCATCAAGAATCTGGACACGTACTACGCCGCGCAGAAGGACTCTGCGGGCCTGGTTCCGGATGAAAAGACCATCCTGATCGAACGCTTCAAGGATGATATTGGTGACTGGCGCGTGGTGATCCATTCCCCCTATGGCCGGGGTGTGAACGCCCCGTGGGCGATGGCGCTGGCAGCGCAGATCCAGGCGGAGACCGGGGTGGACGCGATGGCCGTGGCCGGCGACGACGGACTGGTGCTGCGCGTGCCGTACTCGGACACCCCACCGGGTCTGGAGCTGGTGCTGGGCAGCGGACCCGCCGAGGAGCGCGCGAGCACCGCGGTGGCGGACGTGATGGATAACGTGGGTTCCTCCGCGCTGTTCGCGGGCCGTTTCCGGGAGTGCGCCGCCCGCGCGTTGCTGCTGCCCCGGCGCAACCCCGGCAAACGCCAGCCGCTGTGGCAGCAGCGCCAGCGGGCAGCCCAGCTGCTGGACGTGGCGCGCAACCACCCGGAGTTTCCGATCATGGTGGAAACCATGCGGGAGTGCATCCACGATGTCTACAGCATGGATGCCCTGCGCACGGTGCTCACGGCTCTGGAGGAGCGCGGCGCGCCGGGCGGGGCGATCAGGGTCGCGGAGGTCACCACGGACGGCCCCAGTGCCTTCGCAGAATCGCTGCTGTTTAGCTACACCGGCGCGTTCATG encodes:
- a CDS encoding DUF485 domain-containing protein; amino-acid sequence: MNQPAPSTERHTPSAAEFKACQQSPEFQELRSKQRGFTFPLTIAGLVWFMLYVVIAMYAPGVLNKPVFGNINVGILMGVSQFVTTFGITWMYVSYANKNLEPRSQAIRESLEHPSATPPSTTVA
- a CDS encoding 3'(2'),5'-bisphosphate nucleotidase CysQ produces the protein MTAEVDDATLALRLALGTGEILKGVRNVGLLRDDVLGKAGDATAQGWIARCLEQHRPDDAVLSEEAPDDGSRLVKDRVWIIDPLDGTREYGSGRQDWAVHIALAEKGVITQAAVGMPDLGRVFHSNDIRAVGGKPTNRLVISQNSSPEIGTFIAEETGMELVHMGSCGAKTVSVILGDNDAYIHAGGQYVWDNAAPVGLAQAAGLHTSRLDGSPVDYGAEDTYLPDLLICRPDIADKLLSAADKYLQRG
- a CDS encoding thymidylate synthase, with amino-acid sequence MASGAIPTPYEDLLREILDSGTRKPDRTGTGTTSLFAKQIRFDLSESFPLITTKNVHIKSVVGELLWFLRGDSNVTWLQDNGIRIWNEWADENGDLGPVYGVQWRSWPTPNGQHIDQISGALEMLKNNPDSRRNIVSAWNVSELDNMALPPCHLLFQLYVADGKLSCQLYQRSADMFLGVPFNIASYSLLTHMFAQQAGLEVGEFIWTGGDCHIYDNHREQVELQLSREARPYPQLVLNKAADMFSYSFEDISFDGYDPHPTIKGKVAV
- a CDS encoding solute symporter family protein, yielding MTFFTAADAGASAGNPILNMTVFVAFIVITLGIVAYASKKPQKSASDFYTGGASFSGTQNGLAIAGDYLSAASFLGIVGAIALTGYDGFLYSIGFFVAWLIALLLVAEPLRNTGKFTMADVLSFRLKQRPVRVAAAFATLGVSLFYLVAQMAGAGALVSVLMDIHDKTAQAGIVAVVGVVMIAYVLIGGMKGTTIVQMIKAVLLCSCVVIMVIIIFVLVKGNFSELLARAVESHGGNAAILEPGLKYGKSDVTKLDFIALGLSLALGVAGLPHVLMRFYTVPTAKEARRSVTWAIILIGSFYLLTLVLGYAAAAFVGPERIKGAPGGANAAAPLLALELAGPIFMAVISAVAFATVLAVVAGLAITASASVAHDFYNSVLRNGQATEEEQVRVSRITVVIIGIAAILLGIGAMSQNVAFLVSLAFCVAASANVPTILYSLYWKRFNTTGAVASLWTGLLTAIVLIIFSPAVSGSETSVLPNADFAWFPLTNPGLVSIPAGFLAGIIGTFLGKPDNFDELQSEMEVRSLTGVGVEKPVDH
- a CDS encoding IS481 family transposase; this encodes MSYNNPNLAIVTAIRKQHMTVSQAAKKFKRSRQWIYTLLDRYDHGGPDAVQPRSKAPKTSPTKIPDTLADEIVAIRKELTSKGADNGPESIAWVLQQRGLRSPAESTIRRILTTRNLITPQPHKRPKASLRRFAATLPNECWQADVTYVRLRDGRTIEVLDFLDDHSRYLLYLTAFYRVHGPTVVTAIEEVTATYGLPQSTLTDNGLIFTARLAGARGGKTGFEKFLETHSIKQKNGRPAHPQTQGKIERFHQTLKKWLKARPPAETLPQLQALLDEFRTWYNNDRPHRALGRNTPHQAYNALPKASPQPLVTEDNRVRHDKVDTSGRITLRFAGKLRYLGIGRSYAGTPTLTVITGNTATTTNATTGELIAEHIIDTQRQYQPKLPKNTQH
- a CDS encoding dihydrofolate reductase, whose protein sequence is MAETTSRPTGFEPGDYPEITRDKVNEAIERAFAEAGISGVSASDIEIAQIWAQTTAGIIGDGKDMPWYLPEDLKHFQLSTMGYPVVMGRTSWEALEAPYRPLPGRENWVVTRNEAYSSPGGHRVSSLSEAIAQAAVWISKRRAEEPETELTPTVWILGGGQVYAQCMPISDRVVITEIDMVAPERFSVHAPEIPATEFEENAGPWETSATGHPVDSDATVDYRICEYVRRQATRGQQRRPRE
- a CDS encoding DEAD/DEAH box helicase — its product is MPADVLDRFHAPVAAWFRDVFAEPTLVQTQAWEAISAGDNALVVAPTGSGKTLAAFLWSLSTLTSSPLLIPSDLPQREGSDAAVPSDSTHTATHRGTGTTKVLYVSPLKALGVDVDRNLAVPLAGIARTADALGHSIAPVRVGVRSGDTPQTERAKLLRNPPDILITTPESLYLMLTSKAAGTLAGVETVIVDEVHAVAGTKRGAHLALSLERLEMVTGAPVQRIGLSATVNPIDTVASFLVGDRPVTVVNPPIMKRWDVRVRSVVEDFQDPPPAEDRTDTESDPAADPETDAEAPIDEALVGPSLMGEGLGGASSAGSGARVASGVDKESALPQQRSVWPHVQRAIYQQVMDNQSTLVFVNSRRAAERLTGALNELWAAEHDPESLAAPTRRDPAQLMAQSAQVTGAPAVIARAHHGSVSKEERADIEQALKSGRLKCVVATSSLELGIDMGLVDHVVQVGAPPSVASAVQRCGRAGHTVGATSSATIYPLHKQDAEAAVVVVDRMLKGQLEPLHVVTNALDVLAQQTVAAAVQAPGGRLDVEQWWTAVRRALCYSALPREAFDGVIELISGHYPSTDFADLKPRVTYDATAGVLEARPGTQRIAVTTGGTIPDRGMFGVFLAAGSETGARRVGELDEEMVYESRVGDVFTLGASSWKILEITRDQVIVTPAAGHTGRLPFWTGDAEGRPVELGQAIGEHRRQWGTGQLGDIKGQDFLDEYTIKNLDTYYAAQKDSAGLVPDEKTILIERFKDDIGDWRVVIHSPYGRGVNAPWAMALAAQIQAETGVDAMAVAGDDGLVLRVPYSDTPPGLELVLGSGPAEERASTAVADVMDNVGSSALFAGRFRECAARALLLPRRNPGKRQPLWQQRQRAAQLLDVARNHPEFPIMVETMRECIHDVYSMDALRTVLTALEERGAPGGAIRVAEVTTDGPSAFAESLLFSYTGAFMYEGDSAERAAALAVDPVLLAQVLGTSSQSHVLDPAVVGRVVEAAQWLAEGRRAASAEQAIDMLRSLGPLTLEEIARRIEPWAEATEHLTPTGVSLAQLEELIPRRLMRISFGAQTKLAVVEDMPLLRDGLGVPVPPGVVADARVIPDALDQLLLRWLRHRGPSSADEAAQEFGMGVAAAQSLLSRWVSQKRLERVEDSTGTGMPLFVDVAMLRRLRSASLAAARGAVEPVAPEAYARFLQVWHGLATQERGDLLNVIEQLAGVALPASAWETVVLPARIPDYQPGDLDELLSSGDVIAVGSGVAGSADSWITLLPADMAPALLHLRPQEESALSMLALQITTHVDAGGAFLASELATALGTDAGAGVAEAAKDLIAAMWELFDAGLITPDSFAPIRARLAEAGTSGGRQAHRAPRRDRGRGSQRRVRLGRRGFTHGFAAEAATARRNALAASARSTVPGRWSALPRTWDITSTELAAMQGETWIERYAVVTRGAVMAEKASGGFAEAYRLLSAWEDSGSVLRGYIIEGLGGAQFAPRDVIGQLRDAPEHTSEHVPDAGPAEPIVLATLDPANPYGAALPWPSVRDGATTPTRSAGSLVVLHGGELLAWMSRGGKNISVMQHGVVDESQGDQPVDSAVVEHVVGALQVAVHAGRLSPILVERIDGVPVLDADLRPWTRAGARLVPKGLSIK